From the genome of Rhizobium sp. NXC24, one region includes:
- a CDS encoding sigma-54 dependent transcriptional regulator, translating to MSDVSAVFLIDDDRDLLKATKQTLELAGFSVSAFSTAADALGALEAGFAGVIVSDIRMPQMDGQQLFSRVKEQDADLPVILVTGHGDIPMAVKAIQDGAYDFITKPFATDRLVQSVRRAAEKRRLVLENRALRIAAEQAQGDLPLIGQTPAMERLRHTLRQIADTDVDVLVTGETGSGKEVVASLLHRWSRRAKGNFVALNCGALPETVIESELFGHEPGAFTGAQKKRIGRIEHSSAGTLFLDEIESMPPAIQVQMLRVLEMREVTPLGTNEVRPVDLRVVAAAKVDLGDPRQRGDFREDLYYRLNVVTISIPPLRDRRDDIPLLFGYFADRAASRFKREVPAMSAAIRHHLQSHDWPGNVRELSHFAERFVLGLESAAEPKASEIVSADNTLPLPARIERYEAELIRETLAQNGGDVRRTIEALGIPRKTFYDKLQRHGIVRGDFAGFDGDDRRPRVGD from the coding sequence ATGAGCGACGTTTCCGCGGTCTTTCTAATCGACGACGACAGGGACCTGCTGAAAGCGACGAAGCAGACGCTAGAACTCGCCGGCTTTTCCGTTTCCGCCTTCTCCACCGCGGCCGATGCGCTCGGCGCGCTGGAGGCCGGTTTTGCCGGCGTGATCGTCTCCGATATCCGCATGCCGCAGATGGATGGACAGCAGCTATTCAGTCGCGTCAAAGAGCAGGATGCCGACCTGCCGGTCATCCTGGTCACCGGCCATGGCGATATTCCGATGGCGGTCAAGGCGATCCAGGACGGCGCCTATGACTTCATCACGAAGCCCTTCGCCACCGACCGGTTGGTACAAAGCGTGCGGCGGGCGGCGGAAAAGCGCCGGCTCGTTCTGGAAAACCGCGCGCTCCGCATTGCGGCCGAACAGGCACAGGGCGATCTGCCGTTGATTGGCCAGACCCCTGCGATGGAGCGGCTGCGTCATACGCTGCGGCAGATCGCGGATACGGATGTCGATGTGCTGGTGACCGGCGAGACCGGCAGCGGCAAGGAGGTGGTCGCAAGCCTCTTGCATCGCTGGAGCCGGCGCGCCAAGGGCAATTTCGTGGCGCTCAATTGCGGCGCGCTGCCGGAGACCGTCATCGAAAGCGAGCTTTTCGGCCACGAGCCCGGCGCCTTTACCGGCGCGCAGAAGAAGCGCATCGGCCGCATCGAGCATTCAAGCGCCGGCACGCTGTTTCTCGATGAGATTGAAAGCATGCCGCCGGCAATACAGGTACAGATGCTGCGTGTGCTGGAAATGCGGGAAGTGACCCCGCTCGGCACCAACGAGGTGCGTCCTGTCGACCTCCGCGTGGTGGCGGCCGCGAAGGTCGATCTCGGCGACCCGCGCCAACGCGGCGACTTCCGTGAGGATCTCTATTACCGCCTCAACGTCGTCACCATATCCATCCCGCCGCTGCGCGACCGGCGCGATGATATCCCCCTGCTCTTCGGCTATTTCGCGGATCGCGCCGCCAGCCGCTTCAAGCGCGAAGTGCCCGCCATGTCCGCCGCTATTCGCCATCATTTGCAGAGCCACGATTGGCCGGGCAATGTTCGAGAGCTTTCGCATTTCGCGGAGCGTTTCGTTCTAGGTCTGGAATCGGCGGCGGAGCCGAAGGCAAGCGAAATCGTCTCCGCAGATAACACATTGCCCCTGCCCGCCCGCATCGAGCGCTATGAGGCCGAGCTGATCCGCGAGACCCTCGCTCAAAACGGCGGCGATGTCCGCCGTACGATCGAGGCCCTCGGCATCCCGCGGAAGACTTTCTACGACAAGCTCCAGCGCCATGGCATTGTTCGGGGAGATTTTGCAGGCTTCGATGGTGACGACCGACGACCACGCGTGGGTGATTAG
- a CDS encoding acyltransferase family protein: MNLIVLRDSPVPEFVRQPIPGHLKYRADIDGLRALAILPVVLYHAGIPGFSGGFVGVDVFFVISGFLMASLISGEVARDDFSIVRFYERRIRRIFPALFAVLAASSIAAWLLLMPVELEYFARSVKAAALFTSNIQFEKESGYFDIGAQLKPLLHTWSLAVEEQFYILFPLLLLAVNRFARRYTVPILLGLLIASFAASAWTVFRTPAAAFYLLQFRAWELLIGALLAFHVIPRPARPVVRESLAALGVILIAIAVFGFTDHTLFPGPAALLPCLGAALVIYAGAEHGLAGRALRARPLVFVGLVSYSLYLWHWPIIVFTREIFGRELSPVQSGLIVVVSLALAAFSWRFIEQPFRGRGSRLGRRPLFAAAAVVMVAVVGFGSYVIRDNGAPSRLPADVQKVYAATYDISRYGAPPCFADSDTTGPSLSDIRAGKLCPLGADGSASPSFLVWGDSHSGAMSPAIDEAAKQAGVSGLFAGHASCPPLPDAQLPARGDVKRCGEFNAAVRDLVRSKHIPLVFLIAYWPKYVHDAELPHEGVYFDPSVPPPLEDKSAPVTASLDRLVAELTQQGTKVVLVMDVPEMGRYMPEAVAKAVMTKTSTEVAPPWSYVAKRQALSRAILAGLAAKYGAAIVDPLPAICHDGHCDATQDGMPLYKDADHITATTSKRLSYLFSPIFSAPKRTSAAFGNS, encoded by the coding sequence TTGAATCTCATAGTACTGCGTGATTCTCCTGTTCCGGAGTTCGTGCGCCAGCCTATTCCAGGCCATTTAAAATATCGCGCCGATATCGACGGGCTTCGCGCGCTGGCGATCCTGCCAGTCGTGCTTTATCACGCGGGCATTCCGGGGTTCAGCGGCGGTTTCGTCGGCGTCGATGTTTTCTTCGTCATCTCCGGGTTCCTGATGGCTTCGCTGATCTCGGGTGAGGTTGCTCGCGACGATTTCAGCATCGTGCGTTTCTACGAGAGGCGAATACGGCGAATTTTTCCGGCGCTCTTTGCCGTCCTTGCAGCCTCGTCCATAGCGGCATGGTTGCTTCTGATGCCGGTCGAGCTGGAATATTTCGCCCGCAGTGTAAAGGCCGCCGCATTGTTCACCTCGAACATTCAGTTCGAGAAGGAGAGCGGTTATTTCGACATCGGCGCGCAGTTGAAACCGCTGCTGCACACCTGGTCGCTGGCAGTCGAAGAGCAGTTCTACATCCTGTTTCCGCTGCTGCTGTTGGCGGTCAACCGATTTGCGCGGCGCTATACGGTGCCCATTCTGCTTGGCCTGTTGATCGCCTCGTTCGCGGCGAGTGCCTGGACGGTCTTCCGCACGCCTGCGGCGGCATTCTACCTTTTGCAGTTCCGCGCCTGGGAATTGCTGATCGGCGCTTTGCTGGCTTTCCATGTGATACCGAGACCGGCCCGGCCTGTGGTGCGGGAGAGCCTTGCGGCCCTCGGCGTAATCCTGATCGCCATCGCCGTCTTCGGTTTCACCGATCATACTCTATTTCCCGGCCCTGCCGCTTTGCTGCCCTGCCTCGGTGCGGCCCTGGTGATCTATGCTGGAGCGGAACATGGATTGGCCGGACGAGCGCTGCGGGCGAGGCCGCTAGTGTTCGTCGGCCTGGTTTCCTATTCCCTCTATCTCTGGCATTGGCCGATCATCGTCTTCACACGCGAAATCTTTGGCCGCGAGCTTTCCCCGGTCCAGAGTGGCTTGATCGTCGTCGTCTCGCTCGCTCTCGCCGCATTTTCGTGGCGGTTCATCGAGCAGCCTTTTCGCGGTCGTGGCAGTCGTTTGGGTCGAAGGCCCTTATTCGCGGCCGCAGCAGTGGTCATGGTCGCGGTGGTCGGATTCGGTAGCTACGTCATTCGCGACAATGGTGCGCCGAGCCGCCTCCCGGCCGATGTACAGAAGGTCTACGCCGCAACATATGACATCAGCCGTTACGGCGCACCGCCATGTTTTGCCGACTCCGATACGACCGGCCCGTCTCTATCAGACATACGCGCGGGAAAACTTTGTCCGCTCGGCGCTGACGGATCGGCCTCTCCTTCCTTCCTTGTTTGGGGAGATTCGCATTCCGGAGCTATGTCTCCGGCGATTGACGAGGCGGCGAAACAGGCTGGCGTTTCCGGTCTGTTTGCGGGACATGCGTCATGTCCGCCATTGCCGGATGCGCAGCTTCCGGCTCGCGGTGATGTGAAGCGGTGCGGCGAGTTCAATGCAGCCGTCCGTGATCTCGTTAGATCGAAGCATATTCCGCTGGTATTCCTGATCGCCTACTGGCCGAAATATGTGCATGATGCCGAGTTGCCGCATGAGGGCGTCTACTTCGACCCATCGGTGCCGCCGCCATTAGAGGACAAGTCCGCACCAGTCACGGCATCCCTCGACAGGCTGGTGGCGGAGCTGACGCAGCAGGGAACCAAGGTTGTGCTGGTCATGGACGTGCCGGAAATGGGCCGGTACATGCCGGAAGCCGTCGCCAAGGCTGTGATGACCAAGACATCGACGGAGGTTGCCCCGCCGTGGAGTTACGTTGCGAAACGGCAGGCATTGTCGCGCGCTATTCTGGCTGGTCTAGCGGCCAAATACGGCGCGGCTATAGTCGACCCGCTGCCTGCGATCTGCCACGATGGGCATTGCGACGCGACACAAGACGGCATGCCGCTCTATAAGGATGCCGACCACATCACAGCCACTACCTCGAAAAGGCTCAGCTACCTGTTCTCTCCCATATTCTCGGCCCCGAAGCGAACATCCGCTGCCTTCGGTAATTCATAA
- a CDS encoding DHA2 family efflux MFS transporter permease subunit, which translates to MSGANTTAGRATTPAAGATNPWLIAVVVSLATFMEVLDTTIANVALRYISGGLAVSADEASWVVTTYLVSNATILVASSFIAERYGRRRFYLSCLAIFTIASVLCGLAWNLQSLLIFRVIQGFAGGGMVPTSQAILADSFPPAKRGQAFAMFGVAVVVAPVIGPTLGGYLSDNYSWHWCFLINGPVGVFAFILVYFLVERSQEMRRKRQELRRQGIRFDLVGFLLVATFLGSLELVLDRGQTEDWFDSNFIIAMTALCVLAFALAIPWVLTKSNPIIDGRLLGTRQFGSCFIVMMATGAILIATTQFLPQVLQQDYGYTATWAGLALSPGGLVTMVMMFVAGRLTTVVQPKYMIATGALIIAGSMWWLTRLNPNLNFAFFVWSRLYIGLGLPLIFIAITSASYYGLRPDQTNQASAMINAARNIGGSIGVCIALNVLAHREQWHQSRLVEHIVPSAPAYQETLQTMTRYFAQKGATMADAQSQATAWIGQQVQMQSSYLAYIDVFYVLTLIALSAIPLALILSNIDLGKGGGGMH; encoded by the coding sequence ATGAGCGGCGCAAACACAACCGCTGGCAGAGCGACCACCCCCGCCGCGGGCGCCACCAATCCATGGCTGATCGCGGTCGTGGTCTCGCTTGCGACCTTCATGGAAGTCCTGGACACGACGATCGCCAATGTGGCGCTGCGCTATATTTCGGGCGGCCTTGCAGTCAGCGCCGACGAGGCTTCCTGGGTGGTTACGACCTATCTCGTTTCCAACGCAACCATTTTGGTCGCCAGCAGCTTCATCGCCGAACGATATGGCAGACGTCGCTTCTATCTCTCTTGCCTCGCGATCTTCACGATCGCCTCCGTTCTCTGCGGACTGGCGTGGAATCTCCAATCGCTTCTCATCTTCCGCGTCATCCAGGGATTTGCCGGCGGCGGCATGGTGCCGACGTCGCAGGCGATCCTCGCCGATTCATTTCCGCCGGCAAAACGCGGCCAGGCATTTGCGATGTTCGGCGTTGCGGTCGTGGTGGCGCCAGTGATCGGCCCCACGCTCGGCGGCTATCTCTCGGATAATTATTCATGGCACTGGTGTTTCCTGATCAACGGCCCGGTGGGCGTCTTTGCCTTCATCCTCGTCTATTTTCTGGTGGAGCGATCGCAGGAAATGCGCCGAAAACGGCAGGAGCTCCGCAGGCAAGGCATCCGCTTCGATCTTGTCGGCTTCCTGCTTGTGGCAACGTTTCTGGGTTCGCTCGAACTCGTTCTCGATCGCGGCCAGACGGAAGACTGGTTCGATTCGAATTTCATCATCGCCATGACGGCGCTTTGTGTGTTGGCCTTTGCACTGGCGATCCCCTGGGTGCTGACGAAATCGAACCCGATCATTGATGGACGGCTGCTTGGAACCCGGCAGTTCGGATCCTGTTTCATCGTCATGATGGCAACCGGCGCGATCCTGATCGCGACGACGCAATTCCTTCCGCAGGTCCTGCAGCAGGATTATGGATACACCGCCACCTGGGCCGGCCTCGCGCTATCGCCGGGCGGTCTCGTCACCATGGTCATGATGTTCGTCGCGGGTCGCCTGACCACGGTGGTCCAGCCGAAATACATGATCGCCACCGGTGCATTGATCATTGCAGGGTCGATGTGGTGGCTGACGCGGCTCAATCCCAACCTCAATTTTGCGTTCTTCGTCTGGTCGCGGCTTTATATCGGATTGGGCCTGCCGTTGATCTTCATCGCGATCACCTCAGCCTCTTATTACGGCCTGCGGCCGGACCAGACCAATCAGGCCTCCGCCATGATCAACGCGGCGCGCAATATCGGCGGCTCGATCGGTGTCTGCATTGCCTTGAACGTTCTGGCACATCGCGAGCAATGGCACCAAAGCCGGCTCGTCGAACACATAGTCCCATCCGCCCCAGCCTACCAGGAGACCCTCCAGACCATGACGCGCTACTTTGCGCAGAAAGGCGCGACCATGGCCGACGCGCAATCGCAGGCGACAGCATGGATCGGACAACAGGTTCAGATGCAATCGAGCTATCTCGCCTATATCGACGTTTTTTACGTGCTGACTCTCATCGCCCTCTCGGCAATCCCACTTGCCCTGATCCTCAGCAATATCGACCTTGGAAAAGGCGGCGGTGGAATGCACTGA
- a CDS encoding sensor histidine kinase: protein MHNVMMLQRPTMERFSTPEQLGRRSRRVWLVFTAFCAILIAAALYGAGVYGRMTAIEALQVQGRTDANLKVALLRAVLERPRALPLLLADDQQVRDALAAAKGDAVTTLDRKLESLVSGTKASVLYVTGKDGVAIASSNWREPLSFVGNDYSFRDYFRRAMEAGTAEHFALGNVSNRPGLYISRRVGDAENALGVVVVKMEFDQLEADWREAGRPAYVTDEHGVVLITSVPSWRFMTASPLPAENLAAIRKSLQFGDASLTPLPIARPEAIGPDVSIVRAVLPGSSAAEYLRLRTAIPSTPWQLDYLVPTDQAISSTVRETRFLVLTVLVPILAIAAFLLRRRHVSVMQIAISRVAREELERRVLERTEDLSRARDRLEAEIADHRTTEAKLQVVQQDLVQANRLAILGQVAAGVAHEINQPVATIRAYADNAHIFLERQQIAPVKENLTSIAALTERIGTITEELKAFARKGRTAPEPVELRSVIEGAVILLRSRFAGRLDALAIDPPPAGLAVIGTRVRLEQVLINLFQNALEALEGREQPKVEVSVQETTDGIAVIVSDNGPGIPPAILHSLFTPFNTSKEKGLGLGLVISKDIVADYGGRIEVESGENGTRFTIHLRRAIS from the coding sequence ATGCACAATGTCATGATGCTGCAGCGGCCAACCATGGAACGATTTTCGACGCCAGAGCAGCTAGGCCGGCGCTCTCGCCGTGTCTGGTTGGTCTTTACGGCTTTCTGCGCGATCCTCATCGCAGCCGCGCTCTATGGCGCCGGCGTTTACGGCCGCATGACCGCAATCGAGGCATTGCAGGTCCAGGGTCGCACCGACGCGAACCTGAAGGTCGCACTGCTGAGAGCCGTCCTCGAACGGCCCCGCGCCTTGCCGCTTCTCCTCGCGGACGACCAGCAGGTGCGCGACGCACTTGCGGCGGCCAAAGGCGATGCCGTTACCACGCTCGACCGTAAGCTCGAAAGCCTCGTCTCCGGTACCAAGGCCTCGGTGCTCTACGTCACCGGCAAGGACGGTGTCGCGATCGCATCGAGCAACTGGCGCGAACCACTGAGCTTCGTCGGCAATGATTATTCCTTCCGTGATTATTTCCGGCGGGCGATGGAGGCGGGAACGGCGGAGCATTTCGCGCTCGGCAATGTCAGCAACCGCCCCGGGCTTTACATTTCCCGCCGCGTCGGCGACGCGGAGAACGCGCTGGGTGTCGTGGTGGTCAAGATGGAATTCGACCAGCTCGAAGCCGATTGGCGGGAAGCCGGCCGTCCGGCCTATGTCACCGACGAGCATGGGGTCGTGCTGATCACCAGCGTTCCCTCCTGGCGCTTCATGACGGCATCGCCGCTGCCTGCTGAAAACCTCGCCGCCATCCGCAAGAGCCTGCAATTCGGCGATGCGTCGCTGACACCTCTGCCGATCGCCCGCCCCGAAGCGATCGGTCCGGATGTCTCGATCGTGCGCGCGGTCCTACCGGGAAGCAGCGCTGCGGAATATCTGCGGCTGAGAACAGCAATCCCCTCGACGCCCTGGCAGTTGGACTATCTCGTCCCGACGGATCAGGCAATTTCTTCCACGGTCCGCGAAACGCGCTTCCTCGTCCTGACTGTGCTGGTGCCGATCCTGGCGATCGCCGCCTTCCTGCTAAGGCGCCGCCACGTATCCGTGATGCAGATCGCCATCAGCAGGGTCGCTCGCGAGGAGCTGGAACGGCGCGTATTGGAGCGCACCGAAGATCTCAGCCGCGCCCGGGATCGGCTCGAAGCGGAAATTGCCGATCACCGCACGACGGAGGCGAAGCTGCAGGTCGTGCAGCAGGATCTGGTACAGGCCAATCGCCTAGCAATCCTCGGCCAGGTCGCCGCCGGCGTCGCCCATGAGATCAACCAGCCGGTCGCGACCATTCGCGCCTATGCCGACAATGCCCATATCTTCCTGGAGCGACAGCAGATCGCGCCGGTAAAGGAAAATCTTACTTCCATAGCGGCCCTGACCGAACGGATCGGCACGATTACCGAAGAGTTGAAGGCATTTGCCCGCAAGGGACGAACCGCGCCGGAACCGGTGGAACTGAGGAGCGTCATCGAAGGCGCCGTGATCCTGCTCAGAAGCCGCTTTGCCGGCCGGCTCGATGCGCTGGCGATCGATCCTCCGCCCGCCGGATTGGCGGTCATCGGCACACGCGTTCGGCTCGAGCAGGTGCTGATCAATCTCTTCCAAAACGCGCTCGAAGCGCTGGAAGGGCGCGAACAGCCGAAAGTCGAGGTTTCGGTGCAGGAAACGACCGACGGCATTGCTGTCATCGTCTCTGACAACGGCCCCGGTATTCCGCCGGCGATCCTCCATTCGCTGTTCACGCCGTTCAATACATCGAAGGAAAAGGGCCTCGGCCTCGGTCTTGTTATCTCCAAGGACATCGTCGCCGACTATGGCGGCCGCATCGAGGTTGAAAGCGGCGAGAACGGCACCCGTTTCACCATTCATTTGCGCAGGGCAATTTCATGA
- a CDS encoding dicarboxylate/amino acid:cation symporter, whose product MIAPVAAETHGKIPFYRHLYVQVLAAIAAGILLGHFYPQIGASLQPLGDAFIKLVRMVIAPVIFLTVTTGIAGMSDLKKFGRVVGKAFIYFLTFSTLALIVGLIISNVVQPGAGMHIDPATLDTKAVNNYAAQAHDATVVGFLMNIIPDTIVGAFAKGDILQVLFFSVVFGIALGAVGERGRPVQDFLQALTTPIFRMVALLMKFAPIGAFGAMAFTIGKYGIGTIANLAFLIGTFYATSLLFVLVVLGAVARYNGFSILALIRYIKEELLLVLGTSSSEAALPGLMNKMERAGCKRSVVGLVIPTGYSFNLDGTNIYMTLAALFIAQATDTSLSLTDQILLLLVAMLSSKGAAGITGAGFITLAATLAVVPSVPIAGMALILGIDRFMSECRALTNFVGNAVATIVVARWENELDQTKFAAAMAGRLTSDVDPPALQAAE is encoded by the coding sequence ATGATTGCACCCGTCGCTGCCGAGACACACGGCAAAATTCCCTTTTACAGGCATCTCTATGTGCAGGTTCTTGCCGCGATCGCCGCCGGCATCCTGCTTGGACATTTCTATCCGCAGATCGGTGCGTCTCTGCAGCCGCTCGGCGATGCCTTCATCAAGTTGGTCCGCATGGTCATCGCGCCGGTCATCTTCCTGACGGTCACCACCGGCATCGCGGGCATGTCGGATCTCAAGAAGTTCGGCCGCGTCGTCGGCAAGGCGTTCATCTACTTCCTGACCTTCTCGACGCTGGCACTGATCGTCGGCCTCATCATCTCGAACGTCGTACAGCCCGGCGCTGGTATGCACATCGATCCGGCAACGCTGGATACGAAGGCCGTCAACAATTACGCCGCTCAGGCTCATGACGCGACGGTGGTCGGCTTCCTGATGAACATCATTCCGGACACGATCGTCGGCGCCTTCGCCAAGGGGGACATCCTCCAGGTGCTGTTCTTCTCGGTCGTCTTCGGTATCGCACTCGGCGCTGTCGGCGAACGCGGCCGCCCTGTACAGGACTTCCTGCAGGCACTGACCACGCCGATCTTCCGCATGGTCGCCCTGTTGATGAAGTTCGCGCCCATCGGTGCTTTCGGCGCCATGGCTTTCACCATCGGCAAATACGGCATCGGCACGATCGCCAACCTGGCCTTCCTGATCGGCACCTTCTACGCTACATCGCTGCTGTTCGTGCTCGTCGTTCTCGGCGCCGTCGCGCGCTACAACGGCTTCTCGATCCTGGCGCTGATCCGCTACATCAAGGAAGAATTGCTGCTCGTTCTCGGCACCTCGTCGTCGGAAGCAGCACTTCCCGGCCTGATGAACAAGATGGAACGCGCAGGCTGCAAGCGCTCGGTCGTCGGTCTCGTTATCCCGACAGGCTATTCCTTCAACCTCGATGGCACCAACATCTACATGACCCTGGCGGCGCTGTTCATCGCGCAGGCGACCGATACTTCGCTCTCGCTCACTGACCAGATCTTGCTGCTGCTCGTGGCCATGCTGAGCTCCAAGGGGGCTGCCGGTATCACCGGTGCCGGCTTCATCACGCTGGCCGCTACCCTTGCCGTCGTGCCGTCGGTTCCGATCGCCGGCATGGCGCTCATCCTCGGCATCGATCGCTTCATGTCGGAATGCCGCGCCCTGACGAATTTCGTCGGCAATGCCGTTGCGACTATCGTCGT
- a CDS encoding HlyD family secretion protein, which translates to MVVAALAAATWFAWQIYFQPYESTDDAFIDARSFSLAMKVSGYVTDVPVTDNQHVQAGDVILKIDPRDYQITLDQANGQVNVAAAALQSAGAQIDAAGAAIDVAKAQQNSAAAALQYAEQEAARQQQLVKSGSGSVQAVQQATSNLQQSQASLAQAEANITSAQKNKAVAEAQRASSAASLSQARAQAEEAQQNLKYTTIVAAQRGRVVRLTGAKGQYIEAGQAISMFVPDEIWITANFKETQLTDMRPGQPVDVTIDAYPDHKLHGKVASVQPGSGTAFSLLPAENATGNYVKVTQRVPVKIVVDNWPADLSIGPGMSVVPTVTVRPRR; encoded by the coding sequence ATTGTTGTCGCTGCCCTTGCCGCCGCCACGTGGTTCGCCTGGCAGATCTATTTCCAGCCTTATGAATCGACCGACGACGCCTTCATCGACGCTCGCAGCTTCTCGCTTGCCATGAAGGTTTCCGGCTATGTCACCGATGTTCCCGTGACCGACAATCAGCATGTTCAGGCTGGCGATGTCATCCTGAAGATCGATCCGCGCGATTACCAGATCACCCTCGACCAAGCCAACGGACAGGTAAATGTTGCGGCCGCCGCGCTCCAAAGCGCCGGTGCCCAGATCGACGCCGCAGGCGCCGCGATCGATGTCGCAAAGGCCCAGCAGAACTCGGCAGCGGCGGCGCTGCAATATGCCGAGCAGGAGGCCGCACGCCAGCAGCAACTGGTCAAAAGCGGTTCCGGCAGCGTGCAGGCAGTGCAGCAGGCGACCTCCAACCTGCAGCAGAGCCAGGCGAGCCTTGCACAGGCCGAGGCAAACATAACCTCGGCGCAGAAGAACAAGGCGGTTGCCGAAGCCCAGAGGGCGAGTTCTGCCGCGAGTTTGAGCCAAGCGCGGGCTCAGGCCGAAGAGGCGCAGCAGAACCTCAAATATACGACGATCGTCGCGGCCCAACGCGGCCGTGTCGTCCGCCTCACTGGTGCCAAAGGGCAATACATCGAAGCCGGACAGGCCATCTCGATGTTCGTTCCCGACGAAATCTGGATCACCGCGAATTTCAAGGAGACGCAGTTGACCGACATGCGGCCGGGGCAGCCGGTGGATGTGACGATCGATGCCTATCCGGATCACAAGCTGCACGGCAAGGTCGCATCGGTTCAGCCCGGCTCCGGCACGGCGTTCTCCCTGCTTCCCGCCGAGAACGCGACCGGCAACTATGTGAAGGTCACACAGCGCGTGCCGGTGAAGATTGTCGTCGACAATTGGCCGGCGGATCTCTCGATCGGCCCTGGCATGTCCGTGGTCCCCACGGTCACCGTCCGGCCGAGGCGCTGA